From the genome of Stenotrophomonas indicatrix:
ATGGTAGAAATCAATAATCAACGTAAGGCGTTCCTCGATATGCTGGCGTGGTCGGAGGGAACTGATAACGGACGTCAGAAAACCAGAAATCATGGTTATGACGTCATTGTAGGCGGAGAGCTATTTACTGATTACTCCGATCACCCTCGCAAACTTGTCACGCTAAACCCAAAACTCAAATCAACAGGCGCCGGACGCTACCAGCTTCTTTCCCGTTGGTGGGATGCCTACCGCAAGCAGCTTGGCCTGAAAGACTTCTCTCCGAAAAGTCAGGACGCTGTGGCATTGCAGCAGATTAAGGAGCGTGGCGCTTTACCTATGATTGATCGTGGTGATATCCGTCAGGCAATCGACCGTTGCAGCAATATCTGGGCTTCACTGCCGGGCGCTGGTTATGGTCAGTTCGAGCATAAGGCTGACAGCCTGATTGCAAAATTCAAAGAAGCGGGCGGAACGGTCAGAGAGATTGATGTATGAGCAGAGTCACCGCGATTATCTCCGCTCTGGTTATCTGCATCATCGTCTGCCTGTCATGGGCTGTTAATCATTACCGTGATAACGCCATTACCTACAAAGCCCAGCGCGACAAAAATGCCAGAGAACTGAAGCTGGCGAACGCGGCAATTACTGACATGCAGATGCGTCAGCGTGATGTTGCTGCGCTCGATGCAAAATACACGAAGGAGTTAGCTGATGCTAAAGCTGAAAATGATGCTCTGCGTGATGATGTTGCCGCTGGTCGTCGTCGGTTGCACATCAAAGCAGTCTGTCAGTCAGTGCGTGAAGCCACCACCGCCTCCGGCGTGGATAATGCAGCCTCCCCCCGACTGGCAGACACCGCTGAACGGGATTATTTCACCCTCAGAGAGAGGCTGATCACTATGCAAAAACAACTGGAAGGAACCCAGAAGTATATTAATGAGCAGTGCAGATAGAGTTGCCCATATCGATGGGCAACTCATGCAATTATTGTGAGCAATACACACGCGCTTCCAGCGGAGTATAAATGCCTAAAGTAATAAAACCGAGCAATCCATTTACGAATGTTTGCTGGGTTTCTGTTTTAACAACATTTTCTGCGCCGCCACAAATTTTGGCTGCATCGACAGTTTTCTTCTGCCCAATTCCAGAAACGAAGAAATGATGGGTGATGGTTTCCTTTGGTGCTACTGCTGCCGGTTTGTTTTGAACAGTAAACGTCTGTTGAGCACATCCTGTAATAAGCAGGGCCAGCGCAGTAGCGAGTAGCATTTTTTTCATGGTGTTATTCCCGATGCTTTTTGAAGTTCGCAGAATCGTATGTGTAGAAAATTAAACAAACCCTAAACAATGAGTTGAAATTTCATATTGTTAATATTTATTAATGTATGTCAGGTGCGATGAATCGTCATTGTATTCCCGGATTAACTATGTCCACAGCCCTGACGGGGAACTTCTCTGCGGGAGTGTCCGGGAATAATTAAAACGATGCACACAGGGTTTAGCGCGTACACGTATTGCATTATGCCAACGCCCCGGTGCTGACACGGAAGAAACCGGACGTTATGATTTAGCGTGGAAAGATTTGTGTAGTGTTCTGAATGCTCTCAGTAAATAGTAATGAATTATCAAAGGTATAGTAATATCTTTTATGTTCATGGATATTTGTAACCCATCGGAAAACTCCTGCTTTAGCAAGATTTTCCCTGTATTGCTGAAATGTGATTTCTCTTGATTTCAACCTATCATAGGACGTTTCTATAAGATGCGTGTTTCTTGAGAATTTAACATTTACAACCTTTTTAAGTCCTTTTATTAACACGGTGTTATCGTTTTCTAACACGATGTGAATATTATCTGTGGCTAGATAGTAAATATAATGTGAGACGTTGTGACGTTTTAGTTCAGAATAAAACAATTCACAGTCTAAATCTTTTCGCACTTGATCGAATATTTCTTTAAAAATGGCAACCTGAGCCATTGGTAAAACCTTCCATGTGATACGAGGGCGCGTAGTTTGCATTATCGTTTTTATCGTTTCAATCTGGTCTGACCTCCTTGTGTTTTGTTGATGATTTATGTCAAATATTAGGAATGTTTTCACTTAATAGTATTGGTTGCGTAACAAAGTGCGGTCCTGCTGGCATTCTGGAGGGAAATACAACCGACAGATGTATGTAAGGCCAACGTGCTCAAATCTTCATACAGAAAGATTTGAAGTAATATTTTAACCGCTAGATGAAGAGCAAGCGCATGGAGCGACAAAATGAATAAAGAACAATCTGCTGATGATCCCTCCGTGGATCTGATTCGTGTAAAAAATATGCTTAATAGCACCATTTCTATGAGTTACCCTGATGTTGTAATTGCATGTATAGAACATAAGGTGTCTCTGGAAGCATTCAGAGCAATTGAGGCAGCGTTGGTGAAGCACGATAATAATATGAAGGATTATTCCCTGGTGGTTGACTGATCACCATAACTGCTAATCATTCAAACTATTTAGTCTGTGACAGAGCCAACACGCAGTCTGTCACTGTCAGGAAAGTGGTAAAACTGCAACTCAATTACTGCAATGCCCTCGTAATTAAGTGAATTTACAATATCGTCCTGTTCGGAGGGAAGAACGCGGGATGTTCATTCTTCATCACTTTTAATTGATGTATATGCTCTCTTTTCTGACGTTAGTCTCCGACGGCAGGCTTCAATGACCCAGGCTGAGAAATTCCCGGACCCTTTTTGCTCAAGAGCGATGTTAATTTGTTCAATCATTTGGTTAGGAAAGCGGATGTTGCGGGTTGTTGTTCTGCGGGTTCTGTTCTTCGTTGACATGAGGTTGCCCCGTATTCAGTGTCGCTGATTTGTATTGTCTGAAGTTGTTTTTACGTTAAGTTGATGCAGATCAATTAATACGATACCTGCGTCATAATTGATTATTTGACGTGGTTTGATGGCCTCCACGCACGTTGTGATATGTAGATGATAATCATTATCACTTTACGGGTCCTTTCCGGTGAAAAAAAAGGTACCAAAAAAAACATCTTGTTAGTCGCTTTTTTTTTTGGAATTTTTTTTTTGGAATTTTTTTTTTGCGCTAACAACCTCCTGCCGTTTTGCCCGTGCATATCGGTCACGAACAAATCTGATTACTAAACACAGTAGCCTGGATTTGTTCTATCAGTAATCGACCTTATTCCTAATTAAATAGAGCAAATCCCCTTATTGGGGGTAAGACATGAAGATGCCAGAAAAACATGACCTGTTGGCCGCCATTCTCGCGGCAAAGGAACAAGGCATCGGGGCAATCCTTGCGTTTGCAATGGCGTACCTTCGCGGCAGATATAATGGCGGTGCGTTTACAAAAACAGTAATCGACGCAACGATGTGCGCCATTATCGCCTAGTTCATTCGTGACCTTCTCGACTTCGCCGGACTAAGTAGCAA
Proteins encoded in this window:
- a CDS encoding DUF1398 domain-containing protein, with product MAQVAIFKEIFDQVRKDLDCELFYSELKRHNVSHYIYYLATDNIHIVLENDNTVLIKGLKKVVNVKFSRNTHLIETSYDRLKSREITFQQYRENLAKAGVFRWVTNIHEHKRYYYTFDNSLLFTESIQNTTQIFPR
- a CDS encoding YlcI/YnfO family protein gives rise to the protein MSTKNRTRRTTTRNIRFPNQMIEQINIALEQKGSGNFSAWVIEACRRRLTSEKRAYTSIKSDEE
- the rzpD gene encoding prophage endopeptidase RzpD, with the translated sequence MSRVTAIISALVICIIVCLSWAVNHYRDNAITYKAQRDKNARELKLANAAITDMQMRQRDVAALDAKYTKELADAKAENDALRDDVAAGRRRLHIKAVCQSVREATTASGVDNAASPRLADTAERDYFTLRERLITMQKQLEGTQKYINEQCR
- a CDS encoding glycoside hydrolase family protein, with amino-acid sequence MVEINNQRKAFLDMLAWSEGTDNGRQKTRNHGYDVIVGGELFTDYSDHPRKLVTLNPKLKSTGAGRYQLLSRWWDAYRKQLGLKDFSPKSQDAVALQQIKERGALPMIDRGDIRQAIDRCSNIWASLPGAGYGQFEHKADSLIAKFKEAGGTVREIDV
- the bor gene encoding serum resistance lipoprotein Bor, whose translation is MKKMLLATALALLITGCAQQTFTVQNKPAAVAPKETITHHFFVSGIGQKKTVDAAKICGGAENVVKTETQQTFVNGLLGFITLGIYTPLEARVYCSQ
- the ybcW gene encoding protein YbcW, which encodes MNKEQSADDPSVDLIRVKNMLNSTISMSYPDVVIACIEHKVSLEAFRAIEAALVKHDNNMKDYSLVVD